A window from Salvelinus sp. IW2-2015 unplaced genomic scaffold, ASM291031v2 Un_scaffold3059, whole genome shotgun sequence encodes these proteins:
- the LOC112075277 gene encoding LOW QUALITY PROTEIN: tax1-binding protein 1 homolog B-like (The sequence of the model RefSeq protein was modified relative to this genomic sequence to represent the inferred CDS: inserted 1 base in 1 codon; deleted 1 base in 1 codon) has product MALFLDGTSVGSAMDTSNFAHVIFQNVGKSYLXHAALECHYTLTQFIKPHHKDWVGIFKVGWSTARDYYTFLWCPVPEDHTEGTAIHRAVVFQGYYVPNDDGEFYQFCYVTHKGEIRGASTPFLFRAQSPSEDELLTVEDECNSDILVVTTRTGYLEQKMEEAHREKEELVRTMSLLQNEKEQLEEEKGRLXKECEQEKEKFAQLRRETQEVQVSCQALQEEREEVKRRLEEATARVLQLEDDLIRVTQKGLQKETELDSLKDRVKKLTLENDGLESHLKDEKDEKELYKIHLKKRELENTKLSAELQMLKAVDVNKENTIAQFKEEVGRLRSCLTEKEKQHKEVLAQASPLSELKAMKEQLRQKEEQLQAKQQQASMLSAELRDASSARDRTMADLYRMRLESDALQQGKQEALAQCSRLECLVKQMKNDAQQEAQAKSEVCRVEDEAGADPATVAELQREVEDEAGADPATVAELQREVEDLKLRLHMAAEHYKEKYKECQRLQRQVVKLSEQPGELRKNPAAEAMARSSVVSPDISVRRYNTFPSHILNYQ; this is encoded by the exons ATGGCTCTCTTCCTGGACGGGACATCAGTAGGCAGTGCCATGGACACGTCAAACTTTGCACACGTCATCTTCCAGAACGTGGGGAAGAGCTACC CCCACGCCGCTCTAGAGTGTCACTACACTCTCACCCAGTTCATCAAACCACACCAC AAGGACTGGGTTGGCATATTCAAG GTTGGATGGAGCACAGCGAGGGACTATTACACATTCTTGTGGTGTCCTGTTCCTGAGGACCACACTGAGGGCACTGCCATCCACAGAGCCGTGGTGTTTCAAG GATACTACGTGCCCAACGATGATGGGGAGTTCTACCAGTTCTGCTATGTGACCCACAAGGGGGAGATCCGAGGGGCCAGCACGCCCTTCCTGTTCCGGGCTCAGAGCCCCTCAGAGGACGAGCTGCTGACCGTGGAGGATGAGTGCAACTCGGACATCCTGGTGGTGACCACCAGGACCGGATACCTGGAG CAAAAGATGGAGGAGgcccacagagagaaggaggagctgGTTCGGACCATGAGCCTCCTGCAGAATGAGAAGgagcagctggaggaggagaaggggagactgCAWAAAGAGTGtgagcaggagaaagagaagtTTGCCCAACTGAGACGAGAGACCCAG gaGGTGCAGGTGTCGTGCCAGGccctgcaggaggagagagaagaggtgaaaaGAAGGCTGGAGGAGGCCACAGCCAGGGTCCTGCAGTTGGAGGATGACCTGATAAGAGTCACCCAGAAGGGCCTGCAGAAAGAGACGGAGCTGGACAGCCTGAAGGACCGAGTGAAGAAGCTGACTCTGGAGAATGACGGCCTGGAGTCACACCTGAAGGATGAGAAGGATGAGAAGGAGCTCTAcaag ATCCACCTGAAGAAGCGTGAGCTGGAGAACACCAAGCTGAGTGCAGAGCTGCAGATGCTGAAGGCTGTGGATGTAAACAAGGAGAACACCATCGCTCAGTTCAAAGAGGAGGTGGGACGCCTCCGCTCCTGCCTCACTGAGAAGGAGAAACAACACAAGGAGGTCTTGGCCCAGGCCTCCCCCTTG AGTGAGCTGAAGGCCATGAAGGAACAGCTTCGTCAGAAGGAAGAGCAGCTTCAGGCCAAACAGCAGCAGGCCTCCATGTTGTCTGCTGAGCTGAGGGACGCGTCCAGCGCCCGCGACCGCACCATGGCTGACCTGTACCGCATGAGGCTGGAGTCAGACGCCCTGCAGCAGGGGAAGCAGGAGGCCCTGGCCCAGTGTAGCCGTCTGGAGTGCCTGGTGAAACAGATGAAGAATGATGCCCAGCAGGAGGCG CAGGCTAAGTCTGAGGTGTGCAGGGTGGAGGATGAGGCAGGGGCTGACCCAGCCACCGTGGCTGAGctgcagagagaggtggaggatgaggCAGGGGCTGACCCAGCCACCGTGGCTGAGctgcagagagaggtggaggacctGAAGCTCCGGCTGCACATGGCTGCAGAACACTATAAGGAGAAGTACAAGGAGTGTCAGAGGCTGCAGAGACAGGTGGTCAAGCTTTCTGAACAACCTGgg GAGCTGAGGAAGAACCCAGCAGCTGAGGCCATGGCCCGTTCCTCTGTTGTCAGTCCAGACATCTCTGTTCGCAGGTACAACACATTCCCCTCTCACATATTAAACTACCAGTGA